Genomic DNA from Microbacterium neungamense:
CGCCGCGTACGCCGCCTCGTACGCCGCGCTGTGCGCCGGCACGGGGGAGCGGATGCGGGAGCTGCTCGGCCCCGGACGAGGCCGCACGCTGCTTGACGTCGGCGCCGGCGACGGCAGGCTGGCGGCCGCCTGGTCGGATGCGGGCTGGCGGGTCGTCGCGTGCGAGCCGGAGCCGTCCATGCGGGCGGCGGCGCGGCAGCGGCATCCGCACCTCCGCATCGTCGCCGGCGGGCTGCCGCATCTCCCGTTCGCGAACCGGGCTGCGGATGCCGTCACCGCGAACTTCGTGCTGAACCACGTCGCGGATCCGCGCGCCGGCGCCGCCGAACTGCGCCGCGTGGCGGCGGAGACGGTCGCCGCCACGATTTGGACCCGATCGCCGACGGCGCTCTGGCTGGACGTCTTCGAACGGGCGGGGCTCGAGCCGGCATCCGGCACGCCGCTGCCCGCCGACAAGGACTTCGAGCGCACGGCAGCGGGATTCGAACGGATGCTGCGCGACGCCGGCTGGCGGCCGGAGGTGACCGAGCTGACCTGGACGTGGACGCCGGATGCCGAGACGCTGTGGACCTCGGTCGAGGGCGGGGTCGCCGGCGCCGGCGCGGCCTACCGGAACCTGGCAGCACCCGAGCGCGCCCGGTTCCGCCGCGCGTTCGACGAGGTCGTCGCCGCCGGCGGGGGCAGGGTGCGACTGGAGCAGACCGCCGCCATCGCCGTCCACCGCGCGCCGGGGTGGCGGCTCACCGACATCCCCGTCGAATCCGGGTGACGCGGGTCGGACGGCGCCGCGCCGAACCGTAGGATTGGAGGGTTATGGCTACTCCGCACCCCCTCACCACCACCGCCTCCGGATCCGACGTCCGCGTGCGCTTCTGCCCGTCGCCGACCGGCCTCCCACATGTCGGCATGGTCCGCACGGCGCTGTACAACTGGGCGTACGCGCGCCACACCGGCGGAAAGCTCGTGTTCCGCATCGAGGACACGGATGCCGCGCGCGACAGCGAGGAGAGCTTCCGGCAGCTGGTGGACGCGCTCACCTGGCTGAAGATCGACTGGGACGAGGGCGTCGAGGTCGGCGGTCCGCACGCGCCGTACCGGCAGTCGCAGCGGCACGACATCTACCGCGAGGTGATCGACAAGCTCGTGGCATCCGGCGCCGTGTACGAGAGCTACTCCACGGCGGAGGAGATCGACGCCCGCAACGAGGCCAACGGGCGCGCCAAACAGCTCGGCTATGACAACTACGACCGCGATCTGACCGAGGAGCAGAAGGCGGCGTTCCGGGCGGAGGGCCGTCAGCCGGCGCTGCGTCTGCGGGTTCCGGACGAGGATCTCACCTACGTCGATCTGATCCGCGGCGAGGTGACCTTCCCGGCCGGGTCCTTCCCGGACTTCGTCGTGGTCCGCCCCAACGGGGTGCCGCTGTACACGTTCGTGAACCCGGTCGACGATGCGCTGATGGGCATCACGCACGTGCTGCGCGGCGAGGACCTGATGCCGTCGACCGCGCGCCAGCTGGCGCTCTACGACGCGCTCATCCAGGCCAGGGTGACGACGTTCGTGCCGCGGTTCGCGCACATGCCGCTGGTGCTGGGGGAGACGGGCACGAAGAAGCTCTCCAAGCGCGACCCGCAGGCGGATCTGTTCCTGCACCGCGAGCGCGGGTTCATCCACGAGGGCCTGCTGAACTACCTCGCGCTGCTGGGCTGGTCGATCGGTCCCGACCGCGACGTGTTCTCGCTCGAGGAGTTCATCGAGGCGTTCGACATCGCCGACGTCAACCCGAACCCGGCTCGATTCGACCAGAAGAAGGCCGAGTCGATCAACGGCGACCACATCCGGATGCTGGACGGCAAGGACTTCGCGGAGCGGATGATCCCGTACCTCGCCGACGCCGGGGTGTTCGGCGGCGAGCCGACGCACGAGCAGATCGTGCTCGCCTTCCGCGCCGCGCCGCTCATCCAGGAGCGGGTGCAGCTGCTCGGCGAGGCCCCGGGGATGCTCGGGTTCCTGTTCGCGGACGAGGTCGCCTACGAGGACGACGCGCTGAAGGGCCTCCCGGCGAACGCGGGCGAGGTGCTCGACGCGTGCGTCGCGGCGCTGGAGCAGGTCGCGGAGTTCACTCCGGATGCCATTCAGACGGCGCTCTCGGCGGCGCTCGTGGACGGCCTGGGCCTCAAGCCGCGCGTCGCGTACGGTCCGCCGCGGGTCGCGATCACCGGCCGGCGCGTGTCGCCGCCGCTGTTCGAGTCGATGGAGCTGCTCGGCAAGGACGAGACGCTGCGCCGCCTGCGCGCACTCTCCGCCCACCTCGCTTCCGGTCGCTGACCCCGAAGCGAGACGTCCCTCTCAGTCGTCGAGCGAGCCGCAGGCAAGTCGCACGCCCAGGCGGGGCGGTCGCCCTTCCGGCTGGCCCCTTCCGGTCGTTGAGCGAGCCGCAGGCGAGACGAAACGCCTCGCCCTTCCGGCTGGCCCCTTCCGGTCGTTGAGCGAGCCGCAGGCGAGACGAAACGCCTCGCTACACTCCGAGTTCCCGGTACCCTGGCCACACCGACAGATCGGGGGACGACATGAGCGACGTGCGTTCGGTGCCGGCGCTGGAACTCGACCGGTACCTGGGCCTCTGGTACGAGATCGGCCGGCTGCCGCTGCGCTTCGAGGACGACGACGCGCGCGACGTCACCGCCGAGTATTCCCTGAACCCCGACGGCACGGTCCGCGTGGACAACCGCTGCCTGAACAAGGACGGCGAACCCACCCAGGCGATCGGCGAAGCGCTCCGCGACGCGGATCACCCCGGACGCCTCCGCGTCAGCTTCCTGCCCGAGGCACTGCGCTGGATCCCGTTCACCCGCGCCGACTACTGGGTGCTGCGCGTCGACGAGGACTACCGTCATGCCCTGGTCGGGACCCCGGATCGCAAGCATCTCTGGCTGCTGGCGCGCGAGCCGCGGATCGATACGGACGTGGTAGCATCGTTCCTCGCAACCGCGGAGGAGCAGGGATTCGACCTTGCGAAGTGGATCGAGCCCGAGCAGTCGGGCCGGGTCGTCGAGGTCTGATCCGCCACGCGCGGAGCACCGCCGCCGTTTTGCTCCGTGCGCGCCCGTCGGGTAAGCTTGAACCTCGGTGCGAGGCTCCGGTTTCGCCCTTGGGGTATGGTGTAATTGGCAACACGGCTGATTCTGGTTCAGTTGTTCTTGGTTCGAGTCCAGGTACCCCAGCAACGAATCGCTAGAGTTCTCTAGGAAGTCCGGCTCCCTCCGCACTCCATCGGATGGCCCGATCTGGCGTCCAGTGACCAGATTGGTGACCAGAAACCCCCACGGGGCGCGTTTCGCGGTCGTCTCTGCTGATGAGGTACGCACTCGGCCCCGCTCTTTCGCATGGGTACGCGCTCCGCACCTATCAGGCATGGAAGTTCATGCACGCATCGAGGTCGAGCCCGCGTTCCTGACCCAGGCGGAGGTCGCCGTTCTGCTGGGCGTGCCCGAGCGCACGCTCGAAGGCTGGCGACTCACGAAGTCCGGACCGCCGTGGCTCAAGCTCGGCCGACACGTCAAGTACGACCGCGACGACGTGCTCGCCTGGGCGCGGGAGCAGCGTCATGGCTAGACCGAAGATCGCCGCGGGCGAGGTCGGCCAGGTGCAGGTGACCCAGCTCGCGAACGGCAAGTGGCGGACACGCGCCCGGATGCGCGACGACTCCGGCGAGCTGGTGCAGCTCCGCGCCGAAGCAGTCACCGAAG
This window encodes:
- a CDS encoding lipocalin family protein — protein: MSDVRSVPALELDRYLGLWYEIGRLPLRFEDDDARDVTAEYSLNPDGTVRVDNRCLNKDGEPTQAIGEALRDADHPGRLRVSFLPEALRWIPFTRADYWVLRVDEDYRHALVGTPDRKHLWLLAREPRIDTDVVASFLATAEEQGFDLAKWIEPEQSGRVVEV
- the gltX gene encoding glutamate--tRNA ligase, whose protein sequence is MATPHPLTTTASGSDVRVRFCPSPTGLPHVGMVRTALYNWAYARHTGGKLVFRIEDTDAARDSEESFRQLVDALTWLKIDWDEGVEVGGPHAPYRQSQRHDIYREVIDKLVASGAVYESYSTAEEIDARNEANGRAKQLGYDNYDRDLTEEQKAAFRAEGRQPALRLRVPDEDLTYVDLIRGEVTFPAGSFPDFVVVRPNGVPLYTFVNPVDDALMGITHVLRGEDLMPSTARQLALYDALIQARVTTFVPRFAHMPLVLGETGTKKLSKRDPQADLFLHRERGFIHEGLLNYLALLGWSIGPDRDVFSLEEFIEAFDIADVNPNPARFDQKKAESINGDHIRMLDGKDFAERMIPYLADAGVFGGEPTHEQIVLAFRAAPLIQERVQLLGEAPGMLGFLFADEVAYEDDALKGLPANAGEVLDACVAALEQVAEFTPDAIQTALSAALVDGLGLKPRVAYGPPRVAITGRRVSPPLFESMELLGKDETLRRLRALSAHLASGR
- a CDS encoding class I SAM-dependent methyltransferase, whose product is MSWAGVGAAYAASYAALCAGTGERMRELLGPGRGRTLLDVGAGDGRLAAAWSDAGWRVVACEPEPSMRAAARQRHPHLRIVAGGLPHLPFANRAADAVTANFVLNHVADPRAGAAELRRVAAETVAATIWTRSPTALWLDVFERAGLEPASGTPLPADKDFERTAAGFERMLRDAGWRPEVTELTWTWTPDAETLWTSVEGGVAGAGAAYRNLAAPERARFRRAFDEVVAAGGGRVRLEQTAAIAVHRAPGWRLTDIPVESG
- a CDS encoding helix-turn-helix domain-containing protein, whose amino-acid sequence is MEVHARIEVEPAFLTQAEVAVLLGVPERTLEGWRLTKSGPPWLKLGRHVKYDRDDVLAWAREQRHG